From a region of the Terriglobales bacterium genome:
- a CDS encoding YHS domain-containing (seleno)protein translates to MRKTTVLLTLVLALTVSAMAQKKLINVDKNGLALQGYDPVAYFTVNQPLKGSPSFQSQYNGATYYFFSAANKAAFDANPAKYEPQFGGFCAYAVSQGHTAKIEPDAFKIQDGRLLLQYDKSVREKFNKDANGNLKRADQNWPGLVEKNGK, encoded by the coding sequence ATGAGAAAAACAACGGTCCTGCTCACACTCGTTCTCGCGCTAACGGTTTCGGCCATGGCGCAAAAGAAATTGATCAATGTCGACAAGAACGGCCTCGCGCTCCAAGGGTACGATCCGGTCGCATACTTCACGGTCAACCAGCCGCTGAAGGGTTCCCCCTCCTTCCAAAGCCAGTACAACGGCGCGACGTATTACTTCTTCTCTGCGGCGAACAAGGCTGCTTTTGACGCGAACCCGGCGAAGTACGAACCGCAGTTTGGCGGTTTCTGCGCTTACGCGGTCTCGCAGGGACACACGGCGAAGATTGAGCCCGATGCTTTCAAGATCCAGGATGGCCGGCTGCTTCTCCAATATGACAAGAGCGTGCGCGAGAAGTTCAACAAGGATGCGAACGGTAACTTGAAGAGAGCCGACCAGAACTGGCCGGGTCTGGTCGAGAAAAACGGAAAGTAG
- a CDS encoding DoxX family protein, which translates to MHTAATQQHENATPTYVVVIAWILRSVTAVILLQTLFFKFSAAPESVYIFMKVHAEPWGRIGSGILELIASVLILWPRFTWAGALIACGVMAGALLSHLTVLGIEVQGDGGLLFGLALTVLLSSVALLYITWSQIPFVGGRLQ; encoded by the coding sequence ATGCACACGGCCGCCACGCAGCAGCACGAAAACGCTACGCCGACCTATGTCGTCGTAATTGCCTGGATCTTGCGCAGTGTTACGGCGGTGATCCTGCTTCAGACACTGTTTTTCAAATTCAGCGCAGCACCGGAGTCGGTCTACATCTTCATGAAGGTCCACGCCGAACCCTGGGGCCGCATCGGGTCGGGAATTCTTGAGTTAATCGCCTCTGTCCTCATTCTGTGGCCGCGGTTCACATGGGCAGGAGCGCTGATCGCGTGTGGCGTAATGGCCGGCGCGCTCCTCAGCCATCTCACCGTCCTCGGAATCGAAGTGCAGGGTGACGGTGGCCTTCTGTTTGGCCTCGCTCTCACGGTGCTACTTTCTTCGGTAGCCCTTCTCTACATCACGTGGTCACAGATTCCCTTTGTCGGAGGCCGCCTCCAATGA
- a CDS encoding VTT domain-containing protein, translating into MEIDPQLGLALVIITGSFVSEDAAVLSAATLATTRLLDARLAFVSAIAGVSLGDYGLFLIARLASTGAVRWNWSRRLISSDAVAACKSWCERNARSSLFVSRAIPGTRLPVTLACGLFGMPASQFVLISLAGATAWVLLTFALVSHSHSAGEMPWVIFGIALPASIVVGRVVRRFVPTVIQAARRYRRWEFWPAWIFYIPVAFMYAWLAVRYRSLALPTLANPGQLNGGLVGESKVQILQELTAAAPAQVAEAFLIPAGMLRDRCAHISELLETDKLAFPFVLKPNIGQRGAGFHVVHDLDDAERYLERVAADVIAQRFSPGPCEVGIFYFRFPGDARGEILAITDKVFPAITGDGRSTLQELILADERASLIADTYLRRFSREHSAIVPAGTRIKLVEAGNHCQGCIFADGMHLYSEELRNVFDGISQSIPGFYIGRYDVRYSSVTDLQAGRFTIIELNGCASEATSIYDSRTSLRDAYRVLYRQWSLVFAIGDSNRSRGLRPPRPLSLWTAWREYARMSAAYPLAD; encoded by the coding sequence ATGGAAATCGACCCTCAACTGGGCCTCGCGCTTGTGATCATCACGGGATCGTTCGTCTCGGAAGATGCCGCCGTGCTTTCTGCAGCGACCCTTGCAACGACACGCCTGCTGGATGCGAGGCTCGCATTTGTCAGTGCAATTGCTGGCGTTTCCCTCGGTGATTACGGACTTTTCCTGATTGCGCGGCTTGCTTCGACCGGGGCAGTGAGATGGAACTGGAGCCGTCGGCTCATTTCGAGTGATGCCGTTGCAGCGTGCAAGAGTTGGTGTGAGCGCAACGCCCGTAGTTCGCTTTTCGTCTCACGTGCTATCCCTGGAACCCGACTTCCGGTGACGCTGGCATGCGGCCTGTTCGGCATGCCCGCGTCGCAATTCGTGCTCATCAGCCTCGCGGGTGCCACCGCGTGGGTACTCCTGACATTCGCGCTCGTCTCGCACAGCCACTCTGCAGGTGAAATGCCGTGGGTGATATTCGGCATTGCACTCCCGGCATCGATTGTTGTGGGTCGGGTAGTGCGCAGATTTGTTCCAACCGTCATCCAAGCAGCACGTAGGTATCGCCGCTGGGAATTCTGGCCGGCATGGATCTTCTATATTCCAGTCGCATTCATGTACGCGTGGCTGGCGGTCCGCTATCGGAGCCTCGCCCTTCCGACGCTGGCGAATCCAGGCCAGCTCAATGGCGGCTTGGTAGGGGAGTCGAAAGTACAGATCCTGCAGGAACTCACCGCTGCGGCGCCCGCACAAGTCGCTGAAGCGTTTCTAATCCCGGCAGGGATGCTGCGGGACCGCTGCGCACACATTTCTGAGCTGCTCGAGACTGACAAACTTGCCTTTCCTTTTGTTCTGAAACCGAACATCGGGCAGCGCGGTGCGGGATTTCATGTTGTGCACGATCTCGACGATGCAGAGCGCTACCTCGAACGCGTTGCCGCCGACGTAATCGCCCAGCGCTTCTCTCCTGGTCCATGCGAGGTAGGTATCTTCTATTTCCGCTTTCCGGGAGACGCTCGCGGGGAAATCCTTGCGATCACCGACAAGGTGTTCCCAGCAATCACGGGAGACGGGCGGAGCACACTGCAAGAACTGATCCTCGCCGACGAACGCGCCTCTCTCATCGCCGACACGTACTTGCGCCGCTTCTCAAGAGAACACAGCGCGATCGTGCCGGCCGGCACACGAATCAAGCTGGTGGAAGCTGGCAATCATTGCCAGGGCTGCATCTTCGCGGATGGTATGCACCTTTACTCCGAGGAACTCCGAAACGTGTTCGATGGCATCTCGCAATCGATTCCTGGCTTCTACATCGGCCGGTACGACGTACGGTATTCCAGTGTTACCGATCTCCAGGCAGGCCGCTTTACCATTATCGAGTTGAACGGCTGCGCTTCCGAAGCGACAAGTATTTATGACTCTCGCACTTCACTACGAGACGCCTACCGGGTGCTGTACCGGCAATGGTCGCTGGTTTTTGCGATCGGAGATTCGAATCGCAGCCGTGGCCTCCGCCCGCCGCGGCCATTATCGCTTTGGACCGCGTGGCGGGAATACGCGAGAATGTCGGCAGCGTACCCGCTCGCAGACTAG
- a CDS encoding beta-propeller fold lactonase family protein: MQTIARIVLSTVLVLGATFPTLANAQTQARNSESFAVFAMTNAADKNEIISFARDFDGQLHRAGTFMTGGRGSGGTIDPLESQGSLTISHDRELLFAVNAGSGDVTVFRVHGPELARIDRVPSGGSGPTAVAQHGNFVFVLNAGAGNNVTGFYLQSNGKLTRIPNSQAFLSANSVRGGSLAFSSDGRYLLVTEKATNQIDAFQVNPDGTLGSAVVTPSAGPGLFAIVFAPNGTAITSETGNGNGSAVSSYALQMDGTLAGLTASLPTAGRATCWQVVTPDGRFVYTANSATSTISGFQVGIDGTLTPIPGTVVATLPADATDLDIAVSSDGRYLYTLNSRNGTVGILQVEDDGALNSLGQVSGLSPAAGFNGLAAN; the protein is encoded by the coding sequence ATGCAAACAATCGCACGAATTGTTCTCAGCACCGTACTGGTGCTGGGCGCGACATTTCCAACCTTAGCTAATGCTCAAACGCAGGCACGCAACTCAGAGAGTTTTGCTGTGTTCGCAATGACCAATGCAGCAGACAAGAACGAGATCATTTCATTTGCACGCGATTTCGACGGACAACTACATCGGGCAGGAACGTTCATGACTGGTGGCAGAGGAAGTGGCGGAACGATCGATCCTCTCGAATCACAAGGGTCCCTGACCATCAGCCATGACCGCGAACTGCTCTTCGCCGTCAATGCAGGATCGGGCGATGTCACAGTGTTTCGCGTGCATGGTCCTGAACTCGCTCGCATCGACAGAGTCCCTTCAGGGGGGAGTGGCCCTACCGCTGTGGCTCAGCACGGAAACTTTGTGTTCGTGCTGAATGCGGGAGCAGGCAACAATGTCACTGGCTTCTATTTGCAGTCGAATGGGAAGCTCACGCGAATTCCAAACTCGCAGGCTTTTCTGAGCGCGAACAGTGTTCGAGGCGGTTCGCTAGCATTCTCTTCTGACGGACGTTATTTACTTGTCACTGAAAAAGCAACGAATCAGATCGACGCATTCCAGGTTAATCCTGACGGGACGCTTGGATCGGCCGTCGTTACTCCCAGCGCAGGACCGGGACTATTTGCCATCGTGTTTGCGCCCAATGGAACAGCCATTACATCTGAAACGGGGAACGGAAATGGCTCAGCCGTTAGTTCGTACGCTCTTCAGATGGATGGAACACTGGCGGGTTTAACGGCGAGCCTGCCTACGGCCGGTCGTGCAACATGCTGGCAGGTCGTCACACCAGACGGGCGCTTCGTGTATACGGCAAATTCTGCAACATCGACAATCTCAGGCTTTCAAGTCGGAATCGATGGAACCCTAACTCCCATCCCCGGCACGGTTGTCGCAACTTTGCCGGCGGACGCAACGGACCTGGACATTGCCGTCAGCTCTGATGGACGGTACCTATATACGCTCAACTCCAGGAACGGAACGGTCGGAATCTTGCAGGTCGAGGACGATGGTGCGCTCAACAGTCTCGGACAAGTGAGCGGCCTCTCGCCAGCGGCGGGCTTCAATGGATTAGCTGCGAACTGA